A window of the Microbacterium sp. AZCO genome harbors these coding sequences:
- a CDS encoding transglutaminase family protein, with the protein MKYVVSHRTAYAYTAPVRDSRGLYHLSPRALPWQDVASHTVTVDPLPLDMHRDTDCYGNAVTYFQVTDAHRELVIDATSEVTVVEPRYDDDALAVPWERARPLVNTEDPDAWAAVEFALESSRAAHAPGVAEYAAASLTRGRPIGEAATDLMHRIYADFDYDSTATTVTSTVADVLRKRAGVCQDFAHFALACLRSHGIAARYVSGYLATQPPPGKERIVGADASHAWLSVWMPGSPDWLAIDPTNNQWANERYVTVAWGRDYGDVSPVKGVIFTKSKKSSLRVNVDVAPVG; encoded by the coding sequence CCACCTGTCGCCCCGCGCGCTGCCGTGGCAGGACGTCGCGAGCCACACGGTGACCGTCGACCCGCTGCCGCTCGACATGCACCGCGACACCGACTGCTACGGCAACGCCGTCACCTACTTCCAGGTGACCGACGCGCACCGCGAGCTCGTCATCGACGCGACGAGCGAGGTCACCGTCGTCGAGCCGCGCTATGACGATGACGCCCTCGCCGTGCCGTGGGAGCGCGCGCGCCCCCTGGTGAACACGGAGGACCCGGATGCGTGGGCCGCCGTCGAGTTCGCGCTCGAGTCGTCGCGTGCCGCACACGCCCCCGGCGTCGCGGAGTATGCCGCGGCATCCCTCACCCGCGGCCGGCCCATCGGCGAGGCTGCGACAGACCTCATGCACCGGATCTACGCGGACTTCGACTACGACAGCACCGCGACGACCGTCACCTCGACCGTCGCCGACGTGCTGCGCAAGCGGGCCGGCGTCTGCCAGGACTTCGCCCACTTCGCCCTCGCGTGCCTGCGCAGCCACGGCATCGCGGCGCGCTACGTCAGCGGCTATCTCGCGACGCAGCCGCCGCCCGGCAAGGAGCGGATCGTGGGGGCGGATGCCTCGCACGCCTGGCTCTCGGTGTGGATGCCGGGCTCGCCGGACTGGCTCGCGATCGACCCGACGAACAACCAGTGGGCGAACGAGCGGTATGTCACCGTCGCGTGGGGCCGGGACTACGGCGACGTCTCGCCGGTCAAGGGCGTCATCTTCACGAAATCGAAGAAGTCGAGTCTGCGGGTGAACGTCGACGTCGCGCCGGTCGGCTGA